The Penaeus vannamei isolate JL-2024 chromosome 39, ASM4276789v1, whole genome shotgun sequence genome includes the window atactactgatattgataatgatgatgataatgatgactataatgacaagaGCGTTAATAAACTATAATAACAGAAACCAGGAGAATGTTCTAGAAACCTTTGGGTTGTGTATAAATCCATGTAATGTAATTCCTCAAAATCATGAGATATTTGTTCATCTTTTTgccataaaaagaaataattacatGCAATTTAATGATTCATGGGAGCACTATTACCATTTTCTACCAATTACAGACTTAAATCTTTTATCCAAACCCTTACACAGCACATTCTTTACACCGAAATGACTCCCCGAAATCTAACAATATCCAAAACCCCATTAATACTACAAGCAAAATTCTCTACCATCATACAACatctaaaatacataaatacaaaatttCGAGAGTCCCATGTGCCAGAAGGTGACCGTGCATTTAAACCTAAGAAAGGGTTGAGCAATCCGAAGTGTCCTCGCATGacaggaggagcaaggagggaaatGCCCAACTTCTTGGCGATAGCTCTGGCAGGTACGTCAAACATGCCCAGGATTAATGGGCACTGGGGTGGTGGCTGTGTCTCTGGTGTTTATCGGTGGTGAAAATTGGCTTGCacaattttttttgtgttttgttgttgttttttgtcatgaGAATTGgcttgaatatatttttttattattatttgttgtttaacTTGTTcagttttttgttaattttttaaaaatctttaaagGAGGTTGAGATCAGTTTTATGTAAGTCTTGAACAAaatacattattttttcattgtaaaATGACTTACGTAAGTCTTCAAGAATGACTTTTATGAAGCCTTTGTTTTCTCCATGCGTTTTGGTTAtttaataaacacaaaataagTATGATACTTTAATCACTTACAAAATGCACTGACACATCTAACACAAAGTAATCTCAATAGATAATTCACACGAAGACAGTCGAAGATGATGAAATGATGTGATGATTTGCACTGTTCGTCCCTCCCGCGCctcaattttctctctatcttcctttgttCTCCTTCGTAAATCACCAaagtttgctttgttttttttaatttcattttgttcCTGCTTCGTTTCCTGGAACAAGAAACTCGAGCGGACTTTAGTTCTTGACGAACCAGACCTCGTTTCGGCGGTTCCAGAACTTGAACGGCGCGTCATAACCAACCCTggcggagggaaaggaaagtagaATAAGTAAACAAATCGCTAAATATTCGGAATACCTCGAAAattctaaataaatataaactgataagatataaatagataaagatagacggaTGGGcgaaatgaaataagtaaataaatcgcTAAATATTCGGAATACCTGGAAaattctaaataaaaataaacgaataggatataaatagatagttggtatagatagacggatgggcGAAAACGACGTAGTTGCACTATCTCGTAAATTACTATGTAAGGCAGTgactcatatatttttttctttactaaaaTGATTCATATTCGGCAGTCTTGTCATTTTCTAGAGAAATTAACCTTTACTGTGTTATATCCATCAAATCTTTACAATCATTTTTGCATACTAATTATATTGCAATCCTCTCAATACATTTCATCAAAATGCAAAATATTTACCATAATACTGAATATTTCTTTAAACCTGAGGACAAAACCCCGAAAAAAAGTTCATTGACCTACAGCCATTATCCTTGGCGTGAGATGACTCACACTCAGCCTGGTCACTAATCTATATAACTTACTAATTTGACTTAACCTCGCCTAGACTAGATGGCGCTGGCACAAAACATATTCCTCAGAAAAAATAATGTttcatgttttctcttcctttcatttcgttATAGAATTACTTTaacttaatcttaatcttaactTAATCTTCCTCTTTGTATACATATTGGCATCATCAGTACACGATACCCAGGTACACGCATATGATGGGAAAATTCTCTTCATATTGCTCCCACACTGAAGGTACGTTACAGGTGTTCCTTAAACTAATACCTGATATTAAAGGTGGATAAGGAGTTGGGTGAAGATGTGGATATGgaagaataatagagaaaaacagggaaggagatgagtaaggtgaaaaaagataaagatgataaggaggaCGAACACACGGATatctaaacaaagaaaaaaaattaaatgcaaGGAGTTGGGTGAAGACGTGGATATGGAAGAATAgtagagaaaaaatgggaaggagatgagtgaaaaaatgaaaaataaagacgatgataaggaGGACGAAAACACGGATatctaaacaaagaaaaaacaattaaatGCAAGGAGTTGGGTGAAGACGTGGATATGGAAGAAtagtagagaaaaaaagggaaggagatgagtgaaaaaaaataaagacgatgataaggTGAAAAAAAGACGATGATAAGGAGGACGAAAACACGGATAtctaaacacaaagaaaaaaccaCCAACTGCACCTGAATAAACAACACTCACCAGTACATGTGGCTGAGAGAAACGGACTCGCCATTTGCTTCGATGAGCTCGGCAAGGCGGTTGGCTTCCTCCAGCCAATCCTCGTCATCGTTCATGTATCCGCCGACAGTCCTGTGGGATAAAAAAGGATGAACGGATGGAATGGCGTATGAATCAGTCAATCATCGTGGATCTGAGTCAGTCAAAAGAAGCTTCGTGAATCTGAATCAATCGAAAGGAGCCTCAAAAGTCTGAATCAATCAACTGAAGCATTGGAAGCCTGAATCAGTCGAAAAGCATCGTGAATCTGAATCAGTTAATAGAAGCTTCGAAAGCCTGAATCAATCAAATGAATCATTAAATGTCTGAACCAATCAAATGAAGCTTCTTGAATTTGAATCAGTTAAAAGAAATGAAGCTTCGTGGATCTGAACCAATCAAAAGAAACCTCAAAAGTCTGAACCAATCGAATGAAGCATCACATAATCGTCCACGTTTCGAATGACGGTTCATTTGTTCCGAAATCTCTCAACCCTGACCTGGTAAGCACGGTCATTTCTGGGCGGTCCTGCAGGCTGACATTTTGGTCTGCGGGCGTGGCGGGGTCGTCCTGGTGCACCGCCCCGATGTAGAAGCACATTTCGTACTTGTTGGTCGTGGTCCCCGCTGTGTACTCAGTCGAAACGGGGATCGTCATCTCGATCTCTTGTTCTGGGAAGTTtcgaaaaataaatacacaccaacgatgttattaatgattttttttttcttatttgaattttcgaaaaaaaatgcaaccaacaatgttattactggtatttttttttcgaaaagataaaatataaaccaTAGATattatgttattagtattttttcttatttgaatTTTACCGGggaaattttcgaaaaaaaaaatgaaatgcacaCTAACAATGCTATCactgattttttatttgtattttactgggaaattaataataatgataataatagatgcaCACCAACAATGCTATCACTCATTTCGatcaacataaagaaaagaaagaggatcaaaagaaaaagaatcacgtactcttgttgttgttgccagaGATGTATCGGAAGAGTTTCCAGAACATGGATGACGTCACATCTTCGTCATCTCGGTGCGCCGTGTGTTCAGTGCAGACCCACTTACGGGCGGGGTAGACGCGCTCTTCGTAACCCTGGCGGCGAGAGGGAGAATtagcataaacaaaaaaatagcatgataaacataataaacataataaaataagcggcgagagggagaattagcataataaactaaataaattaGCATATTAAgcaataaatagcataataaacaataaaacaagcgacgagagggagaattagcataaacaaaaaaatagcatgataaacataataaacataataaaataagcggcgagagggagaagagaattagcataataaacaataaattagcatattaaacaataaatagcataataaacaataaaacaagcgacgagagggagaattagcataataaacaataaattagcataataaacataataaatagcataataaacaataaattagcatgataaacataataaatagcataataaacaataaaataggcGACGAGAGGGAGAATTAGCACGGAATATGATAAGCCTCTTTTGGTCCGCTTTGGTCTATTTCAATTTCttaagattaataacaataaacctCTTTTTTGATTTGGCCTATTTTAATTTGTTCAGTTTAATGACAATAAACCTCTTTTGGGCCACTTTGGTCTATTTTGATTTCTTAAGATCaatatcaataaatctattttggcCCACTAAAAAATCTATCTTAATTTTTTaagaataataccaacaataaaccTCTTTTGGTCCACTTTGGTCTATTTTAATTTCTCAAGATTAtaccctcttcttattattattattatggtaaataTTAAGAATTAAGAACTAttttggtattgatggattcctctcgctctctctactgtccaaatatattgaaattatgcTATGGAAACAGTATTTGCCCAAATAGCATGGGAGAACATGGGAGGTAAAAGGGAAATTGCAGATTGAAatattagatgataataataataaatacataataatgatactaataaataataataataatattaataataatagaataataaaataataaaaataattataataaaataagaaaataagaaaaataataatagaataataaaataataataataatagaataataaaataataatagaatgataaaataataatagaataataaaattttaaaaaatataataataatagaataataaaaataataataatagaataataaaataatgaaaataataagataataaaaaaatactcataaaataataaaataataaaaaaataataataaaatagtaaaataataacaataaaataataaaataacaaaaataagtacaATAAGTGCAAAACTACGATCAAATGGCTCGAAAGGCCGCAGCCGGGTTGGCACTCACGGCATGGCTCTCGGTGACGGCGTAAGGTGCCTCTTCGTAGGTCTGGAAGAAACTCGAAATCTGGCTCGTGAAGGTGTCGATCTGTCAGGAAAGATATTTATCGTATTATCTGAAATTCTTACAGGCGGTCTCTTCTCCATCGCactattattatggaaattatctgaatagagttaattattgctattattgtagtaattatgaaaattatcattataatcatcaattcattattattattgttgtcattatcatcataataatcatcattattgtcaataataaaggaattatcatgaaaatcgtcatcgCATAATTTCATATTTCTAAAGTCAAAATTGGATAGGCCTACCCAGTCCGCGTGGGCCGACGTGGCGGCGAGCAGCACGGTTAGCAGGACCAAGGTTCGCATCCTGGAACAGGCATTGACGGAGtgagaaaaaatgaaacgaaaatgcatagacacacacacatacttacatatatatgtgtgagagagagagacagacagacagacagacagacagacagatagatagagagagagagagagagaaagagaatgagaatttataaatatatatgcagagagagagagagagagaaagagtgatagatagatagagagagaaagagtgatagatagatagagagagagagagagagagaaagaaaggtaaatagatagagagagaatgagaatttataaatatatatacagagagagaggtgactaCTCTGACTACAGAACCACCACTACACGCCAGAATACACGTTGCTTACCTGTTCTGTGTCCAGGTGAGGCGACGTGAAGGCCCCTCGACTCCTGCTCATATATATACCTGATCTGAATGGGCCTTATCAGCTCTCTTATCTTACGTAACTGCCCTGTGTCTGATGTTACGTATTGTTGCTGCACAGGAACAACAGGGGACTTCTTGGCTATCATTGTGTAATTCCTTTGGGGAAGTTAGCTTGCTGATTTGTAGGGAAACTCGGCAAACTAAGGAAAAGGAATCAAAATGAATGGGATTTCGAAAACTAGGAAGTATTATGtaacgtacatgtgtgtatgtataaatgtgtgtgtatatgtatgtatgtatgtgtatatatatatatatgtatatatatattatatatatatatatatatatatatatatatgtgtgtgtgtgtgtgtgtgtgtgtgtgtgcgcgcgagtgtgtgtgcgtgcgtgtgtgcgtgtgtgtgtgtgtgtgtgtgtgtgtgtgtgtacatgtgtgtgtacacacacacacacacacacacacacacacacacacacacacacacacacacacacacacatatatatatatatatatatacatatatatataataagtatgtgtatatgtatatacatgtatatacatatgtatgtatacacatctacacaGAGAGCAGCCCGAGGGACACGAGTCTTCGTCATCACCTTTAAGGCTTCAGGTTTCTTTTTCAGGAAAACAGTCGCTTTCTCCAGGGTTTGTTTGGGGAAAATGAGGTACTTCTCTCGTTATCCAATTACAGTCAACTGTGATATAGCTCTAATAAGCAGAGGATAGTAAGCTCAATAGATATTTATACGAATAATTACAGGATATTAGTAAGTGAGATCAGATCATTAAGTTTTAATgcgtttttcatttgttttttaagGAATCGAAAGCTTACAAAAGATACAGAAGCGAATGTAACTATCAAAGTAGCTCTCAGCAACGTAATGGCAAAAAAGCCCTTTTAAGCTATCGAAATAACAGTAAATTCAATTGTAAATTAATCCTCTTGGGTATCATCGCCAGAACTAATATCAAATCGGTGAAGAATTTGAAAATATTGTCTCTTTTCTATAAGATCATTTGGAATATTTCTATACTGCTTGTGTACTAAAGCGTTCAAGATATTATATGATGTAAGCCTAATATGTTTCATTATTGCTCGGCTTAATTCCTCTAATATAAGACCAGTGTTAGACTGATGTAATTATAACCAAAGACAAACATTAATTTCATCCTTACGAAATACTAATCTATTTCGATGAACCACCACCTGACTTGTTTTGCCATAcaaggtttatataagtacttatatagaccttgcatatGAGTAGCACTGTATGCCATACAAGGTccaaatacttatatagaccttgcatacGAGTAGCACTGTATGTCTCGTAtcattacgtatacatatatatatatatatatatatatatatatatatatatatacatacatacatatatacatacatacatacatacatacatacatacacacacacacacacacacacacacacacacacacacacacacacacacacacacacacacacacacacacacacgagacataCAATGTGCGAGACACTATGgcaacaaggtctatataagtacaggtttCGTCAATAAGCGACTCAAATTCATCATTCAAGTCACTCATTGTGTTTTTGCATTGCTGTagtttacatttattattatgggaaaaaaatagtttattctTTTAAATAGAAACttagaaataaaaaactaaatagaaaatcaaaaatcaaaattagTTTATTCCtttaaatagaaaattaaaaattaaaaactaaatagaaaatcaaaaatcaaaaatagTTTATTCTTttaaacagaaaattaaaaaaaaatactcaaaaatTCTTTCAAATACCATATTCCTTTAAATAGTGCTTGGGTTCAATAACAAGTGCATTATAACGATTTTGTCCCAGGTGTTCAGTCACTTTCAGAAAAGATAGTGGAAATCTTGGGGCCAGAACTCTGACCGCAAACACTGATACAGTATCGAGTCCCGTCGAGAAGGAAACGAAGGCAGGAAGATAAGCAGCGTTAGGTAACCCTgccttttcttgtttatatatacatatatatatatatatatatatatatatatatatatatatatatatatatatatatatatgtatgtatatatatatgtgtgtgtgtgtgtgtgtgtatatatatgtatatatatatatatatatatatatatatatatatatatatatatatatatatatatatctttatatatatatatatatatatgtgtgtgtgtgtgtgtgtgtgtgtgtgtgtgtgtgtgtgtgtgtgtgtgtgtgtgtgtgtgtgtgtgtgtatgtatgtatgtatgtatgtatgaatatgtatatatatatatatatgtgtgtatgtgtgtgtgtgtggctgtgtgtgtgtatgtgtgtgtgtgtgcgtgtgtgtgtgtgtgcgtgtgtgtgtgtgtgtgtgtgtataaacatatacgtatatatgtatatgtatatacatatatatatatatatatatgtacatatttatatatacatatgtatatctgcatgtatggacatatgtacttatatacatatatgtatatgtacacgcacgcacacacatataatcatatatctatataaatatatatatatatatacatatatatatatatttttttttttttttttttttttgtgtgtgtgtgtgtgtgtgtaagataagtCACGTTATTTTTGGCATGGTATAACGTTCATGGTCCGAAGGCGTTATCTCCTAGCGATGGCAGATAAAACGATTACGATTAAAGATTATCATCAACAGACTTTTGCTGTCCAACACTGATATGGACGAAGAGCTGCTTGGATGATATAACgcgttattacacacacacacacacacacacacacacacacacacacacacacacacacacacacacacacacacacacatatatatatatatatatatatatatatatatatatatatatatgattatatgtgtgtgtatttttacatatatacatatatatatgtacatacatatatatatctatatatatatatatatatatatatctatatatatatatatatatatatatatggatatatatatatatatatatatacaagatatatataaatatatatataaatatatatatatatatacatatatatatatatatatatatatatatatatatatatatatatatatatatgtgtgtgtgtgtgtgtgtgtgtgtgtgtgtgtgtatgtgtgtgtgtgtgtgtgtgtgtgtgtgtgtgtgtgtgtgtgtgtgtatgtgtgtgtgtgtgtgtgcgtgtgggtgtgtgtgtgtatgtgtgtgtgcttgtgtgtgtatgcttgtgttatatatatatatatatatatatatatatatatatatatatatatatatgtatatatatatacatatatatacgctcatacacacatatgtttatacacacacacacacacacacacacacacacacacacacacacacacacacacacacacacacacacacagacacacacacacacacgcacacacacgcacacacacacacacacacacacacacacacacacacacacacacacacacatatatatatatatatatatatatatatatacatatatatatgtatatatatatatatatatatatatacacatatatatatacacacatacgtatgtatgtatgtatgtacacacacacacacacacacacacacacacacacacacacacacacacacacgcacacacacacacacacacacatacacacacacgcacatatatatatatatatatat containing:
- the LOC138860125 gene encoding heme-binding protein 1-like; translation: MRTLVLLTVLLAATSAHADWIDTFTSQISSFFQTYEEAPYAVTESHAGYEERVYPARKWVCTEHTAHRDDEDVTSSMFWKLFRYISGNNNKKQEIEMTIPVSTEYTAGTTTNKYEMCFYIGAVHQDDPATPADQNVSLQDRPEMTVLTRTVGGYMNDDEDWLEEANRLAELIEANGESVSLSHMYWVGYDAPFKFWNRRNEVWFVKN